One window from the genome of Eucalyptus grandis isolate ANBG69807.140 chromosome 7, ASM1654582v1, whole genome shotgun sequence encodes:
- the LOC104452616 gene encoding cleavage and polyadenylation specificity factor subunit 3-I, translating to MASVGQAPSLKRRDPPAGREGDQLVITPLGAGNEVGRSCVYMSFKGKTVLFDCGIHPAYFGMAALPYFDEIDPSTIDVLLITHFHLDHAASLPYFLEKTTFKGRVFMTHATKAIYKLLLSDYVKVSKVSVEDMLFDEQDIFRSMDKIEVIDFHQTVEVNGIRFWCYTAGHVLGAAMFMVDIAGVRVLYTGDYSFEEDRHLRAAEIPQFSPDICIIESTFGVQLHQPRHIREKRFTDVIHSTVSQGGRVLIPAFALGRAQELLLILDEFWSNHPELHNIPIYYASPLAKKCMAVYQTYINSMNERIRSQFATSNPFDFKHISPLKSIENFNDVGPSVVMASPGGLQSGLSRQLFDMWCSDKKNSCVIPGYVVEGTLAKTIINEPKEVTLMNGLTAPLNMQVHYISFAAHADFAQTSAFLDEIMPPNIVLVHGEANEMGRLRQKLMTQFADRNNKIVMPKNCQSVELYFNSEKMAKTIGRLAEKTPEVGETVSGLLVKKGFTYQIMAPEDLHVFSQLSTATINQRITIPYTGAFGVISHRLKQIYESVEPSVDEESGISMLRVHDRVTVKHESDKHISVHWTSDPISDMVSDSVVALVLNISREIPKVVVETEATKTEEESEKRVEKIIHALLVSLFGDVKFGEDGKLLINVDGSIAHLDKQSGDVESENEGLKERVSTAFRRIQSAVKPVPLSST from the exons ATGGCTTCGGTTGGACAGGCGCCGTCTCTGAAGAGGCGGGATCCGCCGGCCGGGAGGGAAGGCGACCAGCTGGTCATCACTCCTCTCGGCGCCGGCAATGAAGTGGGTCGGTCCTGTGTTTACATGTCTTTCAAAGGGAAGACCGTGTTG TTTGATTGTGGAATTCACCCTGCTTACTTTGGAATGGCCGCTCTTCCGTACTTCGATGAGATTGACCCTTCGACGATTGACGTCCTTCTAATTACTCA CTTCCACTTGGATCACGCAGCTTCCTTACCATACTTTTTGGAAAAG ACTACATTTAAAGGACGCGTCTTCATGACTCATGCTACGAAAGCTATATACAAGCTGCTTTTGTCAGATTATGTGAAAGTGAGCAAGGTCTCAGTTGAAGATATGCTTTTTGATGAACAGGATATATTCCGTTCAATGGATAAGATTGAG GTAATTGATTTCCACCAAACGGTTGAAGTGAATGGTATTAGATTTTGGTGCTATACTGCTGGCCACGTTCTCGGTGCTGCAATGTTCATGGTCGATATTGCTGGTGTACGAGTCCTTTATACTGGTGATTATTCCTTCGAAGAAGATAGGCATCTCCGAGCTGCAGAGATTCCACAGTTCTCACCTGATATCTGCATAATTGAGTCCACTTTTGGAGTGCAGCTTCATCAACCTCGTCATATTCGGGAGAAACGCTTTACTGATGTCATCCATTCTACTGTTTCTCAAGGAGGTAGAGTCCTTATCCCAGCATTTGCTCTTGGTCGTGCTCAAGAACTTCTATTGATCCTTGATGAGTTCTGGTCCAACCACCCTGAGCTCCATAATATTCCTATATATTATGCTTCCCCACTTGCAAAGAAGTGTATGGCAGTTTATCAAACATATATCAACTCCATGAATGAGAGGATCCGTAGCCAATTTGCAACCTCAAATCCTTTTGACTTTAAGCATATTTCGCCACTAAAGAGTATTgagaattttaatgatgtcgGTCCATCGGTTGTTATGGCTAGTCCTGGCGGGCTTCAAAGTGGGTTATCGCGTCAACTATTTGACATGTGGTGCTCTGACAAGAAAAATTCTTGTGTTATTCCTGGATATGTTGTGGAAGGGACACTGGCGAAGACCATCATCAATGAACCGAAGGAAGTCACTCTGATGAATGGTCTCACTGCTCCTCTTAACATGCAAGTTCATTATATTTCCTTTGCTGCCCATGCTGATTTTGCTCAGACAAGTGCGTTTTTGGATGAGATAATGCCTCCAAACATTGTTCTTGTTCATGGAGAAGCAAATGAGATGGGAAGGCTCAGACAGAAGCTCATGACTCAGTTTGCTGATCGCAACAACAAAATTGTCATGCCAAAGAATTGTCAATCAGTTGAACTGTACTTCAATTCAGAGAAAATGGCAAAAACTATTGGGAGGCTGGCTGAGAAGACCCCAGAAGTGGGTGAGACCGTTAGTGGCCTTCTGGTAAAGAAAGGCTTCACTTATCAAATAATGGCACCTGAAGATCTTCACGTTTTCTCTCAGTTGTCCACAGCAACTATTAATCAGAGGATCACGATTCCTTATACAGGTGCATTTGGTGTGATAAGCCACCGGCTGAAGCAGATATATGAAAGTGTGGAACCTTCGGTAGATGAGGAATCTGGCATCTCCATGTTACGTGTGCATGATCGAGTAACAGTGAAGCACGAATCTGATAAACATATTTCAGTGCACTGGACATCGGATCCTATAAGTGACATGGTCTCGGATTCTGTTGTTGCTCTTGTCTTGAACATAAGCCGTGAGATTCCGAAGGTTGTGGTTGAAACAGAGGCCACGAAaactgaagaagaaagtgaGAAAAGGGTAGAGAAGATCATTCATGCACTTCTAGTTTCTCTATTTGGGGATGTGAAGTTTGGTGAGGATGGGAAGCTGTTGATAAATGTGGATGGGAGTATAGCGCATCTGGACAAGCAGAGCGGGGATGTGGAGAGTGAAAATGAAGGCCTTAAGGAAAGAGTAAGTACTGCATTTCGGCGAATCCAGAGTGCTGTAAAACCAGTACCTCTGTCGTCTACTTAG